GAGCTGATTGAACCCCTCATCCGGGAGGCGCTGGCGGAAGACCAGAACATCCTCAGCCAGATCGCCCATGACCTGATCGCCATCGTGGACCGGGACCCCGCGTGCCGCACGCCGCTGGAGCCCCTGCTCTTTTACAAAGGGTTCCACGCCATCACCACGTACCGCATCTCCCACTGGCTGTGGAAGCACGGGCGCACGATCATGGCCCTTCAGTTCCAGAGCCTGGCCAGTGAAGTCTTTGCGGTGGACATCCACCCGGCGGCCGTCATCGGCTGCGGCATCCTGCTGGACCACGCCACCAGCTTCGTGGTGGGGGAAACCGCCATCATCCGGGACAACGTATCCATCCTGCATGAGGTCACGCTGGGCGGCACGGGCAAGGAAGAAGGAGACCGCCACCCCATTGTGGAATCCGGCGTCCTGATCGGCGCCGGGGCCAAAATCCTGGGCCGCGTCACCATCGGCGCCTGCGCCAAGATCGCCGCCTGCTCCGTCGTTCTGGAAGACGTCCCGCCCCATACCACGGTAGCTGGCGTTCCCGCCGTCATCGTCAGCGACTCCATTCCGGACAATCCCGCGCTGGACATGAACCAGTGCCTTTGCGATTAATGCGGCAACGGATTAGGAATCCGTTATTTACCGCTGAAAACACGGTGGAGCGGCAGCCCTGCAAAAATCAGGGGAAAAAGCAAGCTTTAAAAAGACCAGTCGTAGGACAATAGTCTCAATCTCAATGTATTGGAATCTATAATATACTAATCTTCAACATTTTGAGTTGAGGACGGATTCCTAATTCGCATACTGCTAGGATATGCGTTTAAGATTACCCCTCTCTCTGAGATACGTTTTACTGGCGTGCGCCGCCCTGTTTACCACTGTGGCCTCCGCCTCCGTTTCCAACGGGGACCTGGGCAACGTCATGTATGTGGGGGACTCCGTCACCCATGGCGTCAATGGCGGTTCCTGGCGGTGGGCCATGCACAAAATTTTTGCGGATAACGGCATCAGCTATACCGAAAAAGGTATCATGACCGGCAACCATAGCGGCGGAGTGGCTGCGGGAACCTCCTACGGCGGCAGGGTTTTCCAGAATCTGCATTCCTCCGCGGCCAGCGCGCGCGCCTATGAAATAGCCGGCAGGGCGGACGGCAGCAGCTACGGGCGGTTTAACGGTTCCAACCTCAAGAACTGGCTGGGCCTGAGCACGGAAAAGACCAAGGGGGGAACCTACACGGGCCAGACCCTCACCGGGGCCAACACGCCGGATACGTTTTTCCTGCTGGCCGGGACCAACGACCTCCTTTCCGACAATAACAACAGTACGCTGCACCTGCGCCTGGACGGAGTGACCTACCTTCTGCTGAACGATATGGATTCCATGGTTTCCTCCATCCGCACTGCCAACAGCAAGGCGGACATTTTCGTGATGACCGTCCCCTGCTGGACGCAGCACGCCAACGGGAACATGGATGAAACGCACCAGGCCGTAGCCACGTACAACGAATCCCTGAAAGAATGGGGCGCCAAAAACGCCGCCAACGGAGTGAAGGTGATTGATATTAATGCAGGCATCATTGACGTGGCCAGCTCCAACCCCTTCTTCGGGGTGCATTCCATGTTCAACAATCCCACGGCGGACGGCCTGCATCCCAATGCCCAGGGAGACCTCCTGATGGCCGGCAACATGGCCAAGGGCATGGGCTACGCCGGGCGTTCCGCCGGACAGGCCAGGAAGGCCGCCCACGAGCTGGGCGTCAACTTCGGGCAGGCCCCGGCCATCACCCAGCAGACGCTGACGGCCAAAGGCTTTACCGCCAACAACGTCACCATCTCCAACAACACGATCAACTTCAACAAGTCCGGCAGCAGCACCCTCACCTACAACTGGGGCGCCTCCCAGGGACAGTCCGGGGGGTACACGGTAGATTTCACCCTGCGCCTGGGCAACGGCGCCACGGGCGGCTGGGACACCACGAACAATTTCTCCCTGAATCTGGGCAACGGAACACTGAACGTCAATGAGGCGTACATCCAGTGGGGAAGCACCATCCTGTACTCCAAGGACATGTCCGCCAATGCGGACGCCATCCGCGTGGCCTACGTGGCGGGAGACAATGCCAACGGCCTGGGCGCGGGCTACTACATCTGGCTGGGGGACGTCCTCATCGGTGAAGCGCAGACGGCGGCGGGAGCCAGCTCCTCCGGACTCACCTTCAGTTATTCCGGCACGCTGGACGCCATCCTCTCCAATCTGGCGCTGGACGGCTCCCTTTCCTACGCTCCCGCCACCGCCGGCATCACCGGCCCGGAAGCCCTCTACCTGGTAAACGGAGGAAAACCATCCCTCCTTAAACCGGGCATGATTGAATGGACCACGGATGCCGCCGCCACCGCCATAGCCACGGCCGGGGCCAACGCCACGTACAATGTCCGCAACGGCACCAGCTCCAACATTGCCGTCATCACGGGAACGGGAAGCACCAAATTCATTTACGCCAACAACGGAGCCTACGGCAGCGCGGACAGCCACCAGGACCTGTGGGTGACGCTGGGGGAAGGCATTAGCAGCAATAACGGCTGGATAGGCGGCCACACGTCGGGCGACCTGTACGGGGACATCCACCTGCGGCTGGCGGAAGGAGCCATCGGCAAATCCACGGTATTCGGCGTCGTCAACGGCGGTACCGTCCACGGGGACATTTACCTGGAATTCTCCTCCTCCACGGGAACCTATGACACCTCCTTCACCAACGGGGAGGCGGACCGCACCTCCGTGGCGGGAGCCTATGCCACCGCCGTGGACGGAGACATCACCCTGGTGTTCAATGACGGCGTGTTCTCCCACCGCATCTTCGGCGGCCTTTACACCGGGACCCAGGTCATCTCCGGCTCCACCTCCATTTACATCAATGGCGGGACGTTCATGAATGAAATTTATGCCGGGAACAAGACGCAGGGCACCATTTCCGGGGGAACCAGCCTGACCATTACCGGAACGGACGCCATCCTGGGGAAGGCGGACGGCGACACTTGGGCATGGACGCTCCTGTGCGGCGGCAACAAGGCCAGCGGCACCATCAACGGAGGCACCACCATCACCCTGAAGGATATTGCCGCCACCACCGGAGACGGGTCCGAACACAAGTTTGACAAATACGCCGGCACCATCGACGGCAAGGGGGGCGGAACGGTGAACGGGGAAAAGAAGCTCGTCTTCAACCACTACGCCGCCAGCTTCCTGGGAACGCTCCAGAACTTTGACAAGGTGCAGGTCACCGGAAATTCGGACCTGGCGCTGGACCTGGCCCTGGGCGATACGGTTACCTCCCTGGCCGTGGATGAAGGCTCCGCCCTACGGTTCAACCGGGACCAGGGGGCCACGCTGGACATCACCAACAACGGCACGATCCGCACCTCGCACAACCTGACCCTCAAATCCGCAGACACCGGAACCGGAACCTACCGGGTGGAGGGAGGAACGCTGGACCTGGCCGGGCAGGCCGTATCCGGCAGCATCTCCATCTCCGCCGGGGCGCTTGCCAACACGGCGGGACTGGGAGCCAAAAGCGTTTCCGTCTCCGGCATCACCGGAAACATCAACCTGGGGGGCCTGGACGGCAGCAAGCTGAACTCCATCAACATGGGAGCGGGCGCCGGAACCATCTCCGGACTGGCGGGCCATGCGGACCTGTCCGGTGCGGATACCCAGTTAAGGCTTTCCGCCGCCAACATGGGCGCGGACGGCGCGGGAGCCATTCTGTTCAACGACCCGTCCGGTTCCAGCCTGACGCTGGGGAATCTGACCCTGACGCTGACGGCGGATGCCGTGGCCCTGCTCACCGCTCCGGGGGATTACGCCTTCCACATCACCAACGGCACGCTGCATGCGGATACCAACCACATTACGCTGAGCGAATACAACGGCATGGCGTGGGACATCACCCGGACAGAAGGCGGCCAGGTGATTATCTCCTTCGGCCAGCTGGACGCCCTGATTATTGACAAAGGAGGCATCAAGACCATCACCTCCTCCGACACGCTGGGGGCAACGCCCAGCGTCACCAACAACGGAACGCTGAATATCAACCTGTCCGGGGCAACCGCACCGGAAGACAAGAAGACCACCCTCCGTTACCTGGCGGGAACGGAATCGGATGCCATGGTGAATACCGGGACGGACAGCAGCGTGGTTATCACGCTGCTGAATGAGACCTCCGCAGACCCGGACAAACCCGGCAATACCGCTTACGCAGGCTCCATTGAAGGGGCGGCACAACTTGTCAAGGACGGTGGCCAGAGGCTGACCATTGACGGCCGGGTCACCGCTGCCGCGCTGGACGTGCAGGCCGGGGAGCTGGTGCTGCAAAACCGGACGCAAAGCTCCATCATTTCCGGCGCGCTGAATGTGGAACAGGATGCCGCGCTGACCCTGAATTCCGCCTCCCTGGCCGCTACGGACCTGACGGGCTCCGGAACCGTCAACCTGAACGGGGGGGCCCTGCTCACCATCACCAGGGACACGCTTTCAGACCTGATGCTTAACGCTGCCATCACCGGCACGGGAACCTTGAAGCTGGATAACTGCAACCTGATTCTGGGCGCGGACAGCAACCTGGGAGAAGACGTACTGCTCCATCTGGGCGGCGGCAGCCTGCGCCTGCGGGACGGCTCCACGATTGCCCTGGAAGGGCTCCACCAGGACCGGGAGGGCGGCGCGCTCCACCTGGGGGCGGACGGCCATCTGGAACTGGCCTCCGGCGACGGCAAAACCTACTCCTTCAAGGGGGACATCACCGGCACAGGCTCCATCACCCACCGCGGGGAAGGCACGCAGATCATCCTCTCCTCCGGGAACGGCCATGTGGACGTCAGCCATACGCAGGCGGGAGGCCACCTGGTCCTGGGAGACAGCGGCCTGGCCGCTGGCGGCTCCATGGCCTACCGGGACATCTCCCTGGGCAGCAATACCCGTGACGCCGCCAATCCGGACGTCACGGCGGACCTTTCCCTGCTGAACGACACCACGGCCAATACGCTTTCCGTCGCCTCCAACGGCAAGCTGTACCTGGGCGGCAATCCCAACCAGAGGGCCGTGCAGCTGGTGCTGACCGGCAATAACGGCGGCGTGGCGGCGGACCTGGCTTCCGGCTCCACCCTGGATATTACCGTGAATACGGAAACGCTGGCCCGCACGGCGGACAACGCCTGGGCCTCCGTGAAGGCGGAAAACGGCTCCATCCGCATCACCGGGGCGGAACCGTCCATCAATGTCAACATTTACGGCCTCGGCACCGCCGGGGACTGGGCCATTCTGCCGGAATTCACCGTCAACGCCCTTTATGCGGAAAACGGCCTGGTCACGGCTGACGGGGATACCTGGACCGCGGACATGGTGAATCTGACTTATGCGGGCTTCGCCAACCTGGTTTACGGTATTGACAAGCTGGTCTCCGGCGACGGCAAGCTGTTCCAGGTCCACTTCACCAAACTGGGGGACAGCCCGCTGAAAGGCTACGCCTCCACGGACAACCAGAAAGCCGCGGCGGCCAGCCTGTGGGCCGTTACCTCCTCCCCGGAAAACATCACCCCGGCCATGCTGGAATTCCTGAACGCCGTGGGAACGGCCCAGGCCCTGGGAGACGCCGGCACCATCCAATCCGCCCTTTCCTCTTATGCGGGGAGCGGCGTGACCGCCCTGCACTCCGCCCAGAAGGGAGCCCTGAAGGACCAGGTGCTGCACCTGCGCAACCGTCTCACCCAGATGGGAGCCTCCACACAGTACATCAATGACGACCTGCCCCGCTTCAACGCCTGGATTGAAGGGGAAGGCGGCTACCGCAAGCGGGACGACCGCACGGACGAATCAGGCTACAAGCTCAACACCTGGGGCGGCACCTTCGGCTTTGACGTCACGTGCAGCGACAGCTTCGTGTGGGGCGCGGCCTTCTCCGCCAGCTACGGCGACCTGGACGCCTACATGGCGAACGGCGATCTGGACTCCTATTACGGCAACCTGTTCTTCCGCATTCAGTCCGGCCGCTGGGCCCACAACGTCATTCTCACCTACGGGTGGAATGATGCCTCCCTGGACCGCACGGCGGGCGTTCCCGGCGCCATGTACACCATGCACGGCAGCACCAGCGGCAGCAGCTACGGCGTGTTTTATGAAGGCACCTATGACCTGTACCTGAACGAAAACAAGACCTCCGTGTTCCAGCCCCTGGCAAACGCCTCCGTCTACAGGAGCCGCATGGACGGCTTTACGGAATCCGGCGGCCTGGGCATGAGCGTGGACGACATGGAATCCACCTACGGCACCGTGGGGCTGGGCGGCAGGCTGCGGGGGGAACTCTCCAGCAACCTGGCGGGCCGCGCCTGCATGGGCGAACTGCGGGCACAGGTGGTTCAGAACCTGGGCGACCGGAAGGCGGCGGCTGCGCTGACGCCCGTAGGCGCGCCGGGAGCGGGTTTCCGCGTGAACGGCTCCCGGGAAGAAGCCACCGGCTTACAAGTGGGCGCGGGGCTCACCATTCCGGTGGGTTACACAAGCTCCGTCTTTGCGGACGTTAATGCGGACTTCCGCAGCCGGGCCAGCAGCGTCAACGGCAGCATCGGCTACCGGATGACGTTCTGACCGGACCTCTTCAGGGGTGTGTACAAGCGGGAGCATCGCGGCCATGCTGCGGTGCTCCCTTTTTCATGGCGGGCGGCCCTGTTCAGGCGCGGTTCTTCCCCGGAATCCGGGAGGGGTCTTTCATTTGTCCACTGCCTTCAATAACGTACTTGTAGGAGGTCAGCTCCCGCAGGGCCATCGGCCCGCGCGCATGGAACTTGTCCGTGCCTATGCCTATCTCCGCGCCGAAGCCGAACTCCTCCCCGTCACTGAACCGCGTGGAGCAATTATGGTAAACGCAGGCGCTGTCCACCCGGCGCATGAAATAATCACGGGCCTGCGCATCCTCCGTCACAATGGAATCACTGTGGTGGGAGCCGTAGCGGTTCACATGCTCCACCGCGCCGCGAACGCCGTCCACCACCTTTACGGACAGGATCAGGTCTTCATACTCCGCGGACCAGTCTTCCTCTGACGCGGCGGCGGCTTCCGGACCGAAAAACGGCCTGCTCCGTCCGCACACGCGGCACTCCACGCCGCGCAGGCGCATGCGTTCCGCCGCCATGGGAAGAAAACGTTCCGCCACGGCGGCATCCACCAGCAGGGTTTCCGCCGCGTTGCAGACGCCCGGCCTCTGCGTCTTGGCGTCGTCCAGGATGTTGACGGCCATCTCCAGGTCCGCCGCGGCGTCCACGTACACATGGCAAACGCCGTCCAAATGCTTCAGCACGGGCACTCTGGCGTACTCCATGACAGTGCGGATGAGCCCCTTCCCGCCACGCGGAATAATGACATTCAGGCAGGAATCCAGCTCACACAACTGCCGTACCTCGTCACGGCTGCCTGAAGCCAGAAGCTGGAGGGCGTCCACCGGAACGGCGGACTCCTTTAACGCGCCGCGCAGCGCCTCCGCCAGAACGCGGTTGGTGCGCAGGGACTCGCTCCCGCCGCGCAGAATGACCGCGTTGC
This DNA window, taken from Akkermansia muciniphila, encodes the following:
- the cysE gene encoding serine O-acetyltransferase, which codes for MTSLKRTKLRRCTNCECVINGVWDWVVECAREAAEEEPAMRGILDDVCLSRNSLATSIAARLARKLSRRDMPRELIEPLIREALAEDQNILSQIAHDLIAIVDRDPACRTPLEPLLFYKGFHAITTYRISHWLWKHGRTIMALQFQSLASEVFAVDIHPAAVIGCGILLDHATSFVVGETAIIRDNVSILHEVTLGGTGKEEGDRHPIVESGVLIGAGAKILGRVTIGACAKIAACSVVLEDVPPHTTVAGVPAVIVSDSIPDNPALDMNQCLCD
- a CDS encoding autotransporter domain-containing protein, producing MRLRLPLSLRYVLLACAALFTTVASASVSNGDLGNVMYVGDSVTHGVNGGSWRWAMHKIFADNGISYTEKGIMTGNHSGGVAAGTSYGGRVFQNLHSSAASARAYEIAGRADGSSYGRFNGSNLKNWLGLSTEKTKGGTYTGQTLTGANTPDTFFLLAGTNDLLSDNNNSTLHLRLDGVTYLLLNDMDSMVSSIRTANSKADIFVMTVPCWTQHANGNMDETHQAVATYNESLKEWGAKNAANGVKVIDINAGIIDVASSNPFFGVHSMFNNPTADGLHPNAQGDLLMAGNMAKGMGYAGRSAGQARKAAHELGVNFGQAPAITQQTLTAKGFTANNVTISNNTINFNKSGSSTLTYNWGASQGQSGGYTVDFTLRLGNGATGGWDTTNNFSLNLGNGTLNVNEAYIQWGSTILYSKDMSANADAIRVAYVAGDNANGLGAGYYIWLGDVLIGEAQTAAGASSSGLTFSYSGTLDAILSNLALDGSLSYAPATAGITGPEALYLVNGGKPSLLKPGMIEWTTDAAATAIATAGANATYNVRNGTSSNIAVITGTGSTKFIYANNGAYGSADSHQDLWVTLGEGISSNNGWIGGHTSGDLYGDIHLRLAEGAIGKSTVFGVVNGGTVHGDIYLEFSSSTGTYDTSFTNGEADRTSVAGAYATAVDGDITLVFNDGVFSHRIFGGLYTGTQVISGSTSIYINGGTFMNEIYAGNKTQGTISGGTSLTITGTDAILGKADGDTWAWTLLCGGNKASGTINGGTTITLKDIAATTGDGSEHKFDKYAGTIDGKGGGTVNGEKKLVFNHYAASFLGTLQNFDKVQVTGNSDLALDLALGDTVTSLAVDEGSALRFNRDQGATLDITNNGTIRTSHNLTLKSADTGTGTYRVEGGTLDLAGQAVSGSISISAGALANTAGLGAKSVSVSGITGNINLGGLDGSKLNSINMGAGAGTISGLAGHADLSGADTQLRLSAANMGADGAGAILFNDPSGSSLTLGNLTLTLTADAVALLTAPGDYAFHITNGTLHADTNHITLSEYNGMAWDITRTEGGQVIISFGQLDALIIDKGGIKTITSSDTLGATPSVTNNGTLNINLSGATAPEDKKTTLRYLAGTESDAMVNTGTDSSVVITLLNETSADPDKPGNTAYAGSIEGAAQLVKDGGQRLTIDGRVTAAALDVQAGELVLQNRTQSSIISGALNVEQDAALTLNSASLAATDLTGSGTVNLNGGALLTITRDTLSDLMLNAAITGTGTLKLDNCNLILGADSNLGEDVLLHLGGGSLRLRDGSTIALEGLHQDREGGALHLGADGHLELASGDGKTYSFKGDITGTGSITHRGEGTQIILSSGNGHVDVSHTQAGGHLVLGDSGLAAGGSMAYRDISLGSNTRDAANPDVTADLSLLNDTTANTLSVASNGKLYLGGNPNQRAVQLVLTGNNGGVAADLASGSTLDITVNTETLARTADNAWASVKAENGSIRITGAEPSINVNIYGLGTAGDWAILPEFTVNALYAENGLVTADGDTWTADMVNLTYAGFANLVYGIDKLVSGDGKLFQVHFTKLGDSPLKGYASTDNQKAAAASLWAVTSSPENITPAMLEFLNAVGTAQALGDAGTIQSALSSYAGSGVTALHSAQKGALKDQVLHLRNRLTQMGASTQYINDDLPRFNAWIEGEGGYRKRDDRTDESGYKLNTWGGTFGFDVTCSDSFVWGAAFSASYGDLDAYMANGDLDSYYGNLFFRIQSGRWAHNVILTYGWNDASLDRTAGVPGAMYTMHGSTSGSSYGVFYEGTYDLYLNENKTSVFQPLANASVYRSRMDGFTESGGLGMSVDDMESTYGTVGLGGRLRGELSSNLAGRACMGELRAQVVQNLGDRKAAAALTPVGAPGAGFRVNGSREEATGLQVGAGLTIPVGYTSSVFADVNADFRSRASSVNGSIGYRMTF
- a CDS encoding glutamate-5-semialdehyde dehydrogenase codes for the protein MTAENPLEPVGRAALAASREMLALGPEEKAEALRLMAAAVRAAAPRVLQENALDMEEAGAAGRNAAFLDRLLLTPDRVERMAHGMEQVAELPDPAGECIREWTRPNGLHISQVRVPLGVIGFIYESRGTVTCDAAALCLKSGNAVILRGGSESLRTNRVLAEALRGALKESAVPVDALQLLASGSRDEVRQLCELDSCLNVIIPRGGKGLIRTVMEYARVPVLKHLDGVCHVYVDAAADLEMAVNILDDAKTQRPGVCNAAETLLVDAAVAERFLPMAAERMRLRGVECRVCGRSRPFFGPEAAAASEEDWSAEYEDLILSVKVVDGVRGAVEHVNRYGSHHSDSIVTEDAQARDYFMRRVDSACVYHNCSTRFSDGEEFGFGAEIGIGTDKFHARGPMALRELTSYKYVIEGSGQMKDPSRIPGKNRA